A genomic region of Bacteroidia bacterium contains the following coding sequences:
- a CDS encoding phosphatidylserine decarboxylase family protein has translation MRIHKEGHRFLFFVVLFFIVLDLVVYQFLPQTVFLLCLVLSVILVVFLFSFFRDPARTVPLNENHVIAPADGKVVVIEKVHEKKYFNEERIQVSIFMSPLNVHINRVPISGKVVFDSYDAGKYLVAWHPKSSELNERTTVVIENSNNQQILLRQIAGALAKRIVLYLKKGMHVEQGQEMGFIKFGSRVDIFLPLDANVRVALNEKVTGGETVLAEI, from the coding sequence ATGAGAATCCATAAAGAAGGCCATCGCTTTCTCTTCTTTGTTGTCCTTTTTTTTATCGTGCTTGATCTGGTCGTTTATCAGTTCCTGCCTCAAACGGTCTTTCTCTTATGCCTGGTTCTGTCAGTCATTCTGGTGGTGTTTCTGTTTAGCTTTTTCAGAGATCCTGCCCGAACCGTACCCCTTAATGAGAATCACGTCATTGCCCCTGCCGATGGAAAAGTTGTGGTGATTGAGAAAGTTCATGAGAAGAAATATTTTAATGAAGAAAGAATTCAGGTTTCGATTTTCATGTCTCCTCTAAATGTACATATCAACCGGGTTCCGATAAGCGGAAAGGTGGTGTTTGACAGCTATGATGCAGGAAAATATCTTGTAGCATGGCATCCGAAATCTTCAGAACTGAATGAGCGCACCACAGTGGTTATTGAGAATTCAAACAACCAGCAAATTCTGCTTCGTCAAATAGCCGGTGCTCTGGCCAAGCGAATTGTTCTTTATCTGAAAAAGGGAATGCATGTAGAACAAGGCCAGGAAATGGGTTTCATCAAATTTGGATCACGGGTGGATATTTTTCTTCCTTTAGATGCGAACGTTCGTGTAGCGCTGAATGAAAAGGTGACCGGTGGTGAAACCGTTCTCGCTGAAATTTAG